In Ectothiorhodospira sp. BSL-9, a single window of DNA contains:
- a CDS encoding RES family NAD+ phosphorylase, giving the protein MVLARGCTGILFPSQVHEGGTNLIVYSARLKDGNSVMVNDPDRRLPRDQSSWVR; this is encoded by the coding sequence ATGGTGTTGGCCCGTGGCTGCACCGGTATCCTTTTTCCGAGCCAGGTGCATGAAGGTGGTACGAACCTCATCGTGTACTCAGCCCGTCTCAAGGATGGGAATTCGGTCATGGTGAACGATCCGGACAGGCGGCTTCCCCGCGACCAATCCAGTTGGGTGCGCTGA
- a CDS encoding nucleotidyl transferase AbiEii/AbiGii toxin family protein — translation MARDAYGAQVALLVRLLPFIEAESVFALKGGTAINLFYRDMPRLSVDIDLTYLPVKDRAESLREINETLDRIMDAANAGIPRLRAQRIEGGSGGATRIRARLDSAEVKIEISPVTRGVVHDPERRAVDCVTTPRDSCSACMTANLISKRSACRRHKPFQPCAGNSST, via the coding sequence ATGGCCCGTGACGCCTATGGTGCACAGGTCGCGCTTCTGGTGCGCCTGCTGCCCTTCATCGAGGCGGAATCCGTGTTCGCGCTCAAGGGCGGCACTGCCATCAACCTGTTCTACCGCGACATGCCGCGCCTGTCGGTAGATATCGACCTGACCTACCTGCCGGTCAAGGACCGAGCGGAAAGTCTGAGGGAGATCAACGAGACGCTCGACAGGATCATGGACGCGGCCAACGCCGGCATTCCGCGTCTCCGCGCGCAGCGCATCGAGGGTGGTAGTGGCGGCGCCACCCGTATCCGAGCCCGGCTCGACAGCGCCGAAGTCAAAATTGAAATCTCACCCGTCACGCGTGGCGTCGTGCACGATCCTGAACGCCGCGCGGTCGACTGTGTGACAACACCGCGCGATTCCTGCTCAGCCTGCATGACGGCGAACCTGATTTCGAAGCGATCGGCTTGCCGCAGGCACAAACCCTTCCAGCCGTGCGCTGGAAACTCTTCAACCTGA
- a CDS encoding type IV toxin-antitoxin system AbiEi family antitoxin domain-containing protein, whose product MSSQIKGKLKVVLEAVPAGFVVDARWLENHGVNRFLTRKYVDRGWLERLERGVFRRPTPQPAPPDWKSCILSLQKIMGYQVHVGGTSALDLQGYRHYLPLGAHPPVWVYGSDTPSWLSRLTLDAPFISRPLSLFDDPSLGLTEYKHGNAPTLPWGWTLRISSPERAILEALDELPAHESFHNLDMVFEGLATMRPRQLTALLQSCRKIKLRRLFFVFADRHKHVWRERLNPDDFNLGTGDRALITGGKIHPRYRIMVPPEFVDIPTGDADGP is encoded by the coding sequence ATGAGTTCACAAATAAAGGGAAAGCTGAAGGTCGTCTTGGAAGCTGTTCCCGCCGGTTTTGTGGTGGATGCGCGCTGGCTGGAGAACCACGGCGTCAACCGGTTCCTCACCCGGAAATACGTGGATCGCGGCTGGCTGGAGCGGCTGGAGCGCGGTGTCTTCCGTCGCCCCACGCCGCAGCCAGCCCCTCCAGACTGGAAGAGTTGCATCCTGTCTCTCCAGAAAATCATGGGTTATCAAGTCCATGTCGGCGGCACGTCCGCCCTTGACCTCCAGGGTTACCGCCACTATCTTCCGCTGGGCGCGCATCCGCCCGTGTGGGTCTACGGCAGTGACACGCCAAGCTGGCTGTCGCGCCTCACCCTCGACGCACCGTTCATCAGCCGCCCCCTGTCCCTGTTTGATGACCCGTCGCTCGGTCTGACGGAATACAAACACGGCAATGCCCCGACTCTGCCCTGGGGCTGGACGCTCCGAATATCTTCGCCGGAGCGCGCGATCCTCGAAGCACTTGACGAACTGCCCGCGCATGAGAGTTTCCATAACCTTGACATGGTTTTCGAGGGGCTGGCGACGATGCGGCCTCGCCAGCTGACGGCGCTGCTGCAGAGCTGCCGCAAGATCAAGCTCAGACGTCTATTCTTCGTCTTCGCCGACCGCCACAAACATGTATGGCGCGAGCGTCTTAACCCCGACGACTTCAACCTCGGCACGGGTGACCGCGCCCTGATAACGGGCGGCAAAATTCATCCACGCTACCGCATCATGGTCCCGCCCGAATTCGTCGATATCCCAACGGGAGATGCCGATGGCCCGTGA
- a CDS encoding heme peroxidase family protein: MHGEYLRGHCPQKGVFGQPGRFGRMFPHLRSLKESHLPQPAQPHALGAADGPMKDELGDEGDNPGIPAGFTFFGQFVDHDITFDPTSSLESQNDPQALRNFRTPMMELDSLYGAGPAAQPYLYDGEGRFLTSAEGDHDVLRNHRGTAIIGDPRNDENLIVSQLHLAFAKFHNQVFDEEAARDFEEAQRLVRWHYQWIVLHDYLPRICGQARVDDILDHGRRYYWFAEEPYMPVEFSVAAFRFGHSQVRAGYRINATAGGARLFPAEADAPRDEGLSDLRGGVPVAREHTVDWSSFLGDGQGVQPSRLINSRLNESLLFLPDSVVPPGIPDEARSLAARNLKRGAAFSLPSGQSVAACMGADVLSQEELWGHVSGLPTPLPVPAPLWYYILREAEMRESGQHLGEVGGQIVAEVLIGLLEGDRASFVNHAPHWRPTLPSKEEGHFTLEDLVNIAQRSHQSQAAA, translated from the coding sequence ATGCATGGTGAATATCTTCGGGGCCATTGTCCTCAAAAGGGCGTGTTTGGCCAGCCCGGTCGTTTTGGCCGGATGTTTCCGCACCTGCGCTCCCTCAAGGAGTCGCATCTCCCTCAACCTGCACAACCTCATGCCCTGGGGGCCGCCGATGGCCCCATGAAGGACGAACTTGGGGACGAGGGCGACAATCCCGGCATCCCCGCCGGCTTCACCTTCTTCGGTCAGTTTGTCGATCACGACATTACCTTCGACCCCACCTCCAGCCTGGAATCCCAGAACGATCCTCAGGCGTTGCGTAACTTCCGCACCCCCATGATGGAACTGGATTCCCTTTACGGGGCAGGTCCGGCGGCCCAGCCCTACCTTTATGATGGTGAGGGCCGGTTCCTCACATCGGCCGAGGGCGATCATGATGTCCTCAGGAACCACCGTGGCACCGCCATCATTGGCGATCCCCGAAACGATGAGAATCTCATTGTCTCCCAACTGCACCTGGCCTTTGCCAAATTCCACAATCAGGTATTTGACGAGGAGGCAGCCCGGGATTTCGAGGAGGCCCAGAGACTCGTACGGTGGCATTATCAGTGGATTGTCCTGCACGACTATTTGCCACGTATCTGTGGTCAGGCGCGGGTGGACGACATCTTGGATCACGGGCGCCGCTACTACTGGTTTGCCGAAGAGCCATACATGCCGGTGGAATTTAGCGTCGCCGCCTTCCGCTTCGGACACAGTCAGGTACGGGCCGGCTACCGCATCAACGCCACCGCAGGTGGGGCACGACTGTTCCCGGCCGAGGCAGATGCGCCGCGAGACGAGGGACTCAGCGATCTTCGTGGCGGAGTGCCTGTTGCCAGGGAACACACGGTGGACTGGTCGAGTTTTCTGGGAGATGGCCAGGGTGTTCAGCCCAGTCGCCTGATCAACTCCCGGCTCAATGAGTCGTTGCTATTTCTGCCGGATTCGGTGGTGCCACCGGGCATACCGGATGAGGCACGCTCACTCGCCGCCCGCAATCTCAAACGGGGTGCTGCCTTTTCCTTGCCGTCGGGGCAATCGGTGGCAGCCTGCATGGGGGCCGATGTGCTCAGCCAGGAGGAACTCTGGGGCCATGTGTCCGGACTGCCAACACCCCTGCCAGTACCCGCACCGTTGTGGTACTACATCCTGCGCGAAGCCGAAATGCGCGAGTCCGGCCAGCACTTGGGCGAGGTGGGTGGCCAGATCGTGGCCGAGGTGCTGATTGGTCTTCTGGAAGGAGATCGGGCGAGCTTCGTTAATCACGCCCCCCATTGGAGACCCACCTTGCCCTCCAAGGAAGAAGGGCACTTCACACTGGAAGATCTGGTCAACATTGCCCAGCGCAGTCACCAATCCCAGGCCGCCGCCTGA
- a CDS encoding DUF1326 domain-containing protein — protein MQQSAESTYQLDGTLLEICSCGVPCPCFIGEDPDGGECLGVIAFHLDKGRIGDQDVSGRTVVNVAHIPGNALAGGWRSVLIIDDEATDDQYNALVSAFSGQLGGGLADLAGLVGELVAVERAPVIHEVNQASGQFRIPGIVEAQISPIQSSPDGTTATLRDSAFSTIKDAPAYIGKSSGYRVNLPNHDMSWSFEGRNSIQTAWHMEHQP, from the coding sequence ATGCAACAATCAGCCGAATCCACCTACCAGCTCGACGGTACATTGCTGGAAATCTGCTCTTGCGGAGTCCCTTGCCCCTGTTTTATCGGTGAAGATCCCGATGGCGGCGAGTGCCTTGGCGTCATCGCCTTTCATCTGGATAAAGGAAGGATTGGCGATCAGGATGTCTCTGGCCGGACCGTTGTCAATGTGGCACATATCCCCGGCAATGCCCTGGCCGGCGGCTGGCGCAGTGTCCTGATCATCGACGATGAAGCAACCGACGACCAGTACAACGCCCTGGTCTCCGCCTTTTCCGGTCAATTGGGCGGGGGCCTGGCTGACCTGGCGGGACTGGTGGGGGAACTGGTGGCCGTGGAGCGTGCTCCGGTGATCCACGAAGTGAATCAGGCGAGCGGTCAGTTCCGGATTCCGGGTATCGTCGAGGCGCAGATCTCCCCCATCCAGTCGTCTCCGGATGGCACGACAGCCACGCTGCGTGATAGTGCCTTCTCGACCATCAAGGATGCACCAGCCTATATCGGCAAATCGTCGGGTTATCGGGTCAACCTGCCGAATCACGACATGAGTTGGTCTTTCGAGGGGCGCAATTCAATTCAAACCGCCTGGCACATGGAGCACCAGCCGTGA
- a CDS encoding transposase domain-containing protein produces the protein MRLCCAPHNRKNWNFTGSENGGHALAILLTLLETCKQNGVNPRQYLIDVLERIQDHPANRLHELLPYHWEPRTQACGENASGE, from the coding sequence TTGCGGTTATGCTGTGCTCCGCATAACCGCAAGAACTGGAACTTCACCGGCTCCGAGAATGGTGGCCACGCCCTGGCCATCTTGCTGACCCTCCTGGAAACCTGCAAGCAGAACGGGGTGAACCCCCGTCAGTACCTGATCGATGTGCTTGAGCGCATCCAGGATCATCCCGCCAATCGCCTCCACGAACTGCTGCCCTATCACTGGGAACCGCGCACCCAGGCCTGCGGGGAGAATGCCAGCGGGGAGTGA
- a CDS encoding DUF4389 domain-containing protein, translated as MLILVLLVNLAQTVLGICAILQFFWMLFTNERNPGIAWFGQGLARWLAITARFLTVANFHSGGDGEALMRGMRQHPCTEGL; from the coding sequence ATGTTGATCCTGGTGCTGCTGGTCAATCTCGCCCAGACCGTGCTGGGAATTTGCGCGATCCTCCAGTTCTTCTGGATGCTGTTCACCAACGAGCGCAACCCGGGTATCGCCTGGTTCGGTCAAGGCCTCGCACGGTGGCTGGCCATCACCGCCCGCTTTCTCACAGTTGCCAATTTCCATAGTGGTGGGGATGGTGAAGCCCTGATGCGTGGCATGCGCCAGCATCCGTGCACCGAAGGGTTGTAG
- a CDS encoding DUF2182 domain-containing protein gives MSSPIQRCGVGLRHGLFCLRCCWALMLVMFAVGIANLAWSAPLALLMLYEKTDRAGDRIVRPAGVVLILPGLPVMLSRGPMTFEHHHS, from the coding sequence ATGTCCAGTCCGATCCAGCGCTGCGGGGTGGGCCTCAGGCACGGCCTGTTCTGCCTGAGATGCTGCTGGGCCCTGATGCTGGTGATGTTCGCCGTGGGCATCGCCAACCTTGCCTGGAGTGCCCCTCTGGCACTGCTGATGCTCTACGAGAAAACAGACAGGGCTGGCGACAGGATCGTCCGCCCGGCGGGCGTGGTGTTGATCTTGCCAGGATTGCCCGTGATGCTATCCAGGGGCCCGATGACCTTTGAACATCATCATAGTTGA
- a CDS encoding PD40 domain-containing protein — protein sequence MESCHGAKALTGWTRALPVLLILCLAATGCVLDYGLDNTLEMAPGIHPIEGLNTPYDDFNVVAPPPPLHSVIPLVFASNAHQRGAEFDIVEGHLEILQRPYHHRRDQGPGPPMIQAHRQGRFPSIPKLPGNQRGPTALLAEKTSAVSYAPPRTHGDPHAITLTQRSAPAVWTGEPDAGDVVWVFDSDHEGNRNLYFVDEMGEARPFFGNTEKSDEAYLTYDYRRHQLYFSSNRSGRYRIYRFDNPDGNTDFRSWLGDKTLAGSIEPVEWAEHGDTLAPHVAGDLLVFASDRHGQFDLFVTRHQDGRWQSPRDLQHFMPEGVSLNTTADEFRPLLLKRWFFDQGKPYYPWRLLLFSSNRPGGSGGYDLYLTALPETL from the coding sequence ATGGAAAGTTGCCATGGCGCCAAGGCCTTGACGGGATGGACCCGCGCGCTCCCGGTTCTTCTCATCCTTTGCCTGGCTGCCACGGGCTGTGTACTGGATTACGGTCTGGACAACACTCTGGAGATGGCACCGGGCATTCACCCGATCGAAGGCCTCAATACACCCTATGACGATTTCAACGTGGTCGCACCACCGCCGCCACTACATTCGGTCATTCCTCTGGTCTTCGCCAGCAATGCGCACCAACGCGGTGCGGAATTTGATATTGTCGAGGGCCATCTGGAGATCCTTCAGCGACCCTACCACCATCGTCGCGACCAGGGGCCCGGGCCACCGATGATCCAGGCCCATCGACAGGGCCGCTTCCCCTCGATTCCCAAACTTCCGGGTAACCAGCGGGGGCCGACCGCCCTGCTGGCAGAAAAGACATCAGCGGTCTCCTACGCACCACCACGGACACATGGCGATCCCCATGCGATCACTCTGACCCAGCGGTCGGCCCCGGCGGTCTGGACAGGAGAGCCCGATGCGGGGGACGTTGTGTGGGTGTTCGACTCCGATCACGAAGGTAATCGTAACCTTTACTTTGTGGATGAGATGGGTGAGGCACGACCATTTTTTGGCAACACTGAGAAGTCTGATGAGGCCTACCTCACCTACGACTACCGTCGCCACCAACTCTACTTCAGTTCGAACCGCTCGGGACGGTATCGCATCTACCGGTTTGACAATCCGGATGGCAACACCGACTTCCGGTCATGGCTGGGAGACAAGACGCTCGCAGGAAGCATCGAGCCTGTCGAATGGGCCGAACATGGTGACACCCTGGCGCCTCATGTGGCCGGAGATCTGCTTGTCTTTGCTTCCGATCGCCATGGGCAGTTCGATCTGTTCGTCACGCGCCACCAGGACGGCCGTTGGCAATCACCCCGCGATCTGCAGCATTTCATGCCCGAAGGCGTCTCGCTCAACACCACCGCGGACGAGTTCCGTCCGCTCCTGCTGAAGCGATGGTTCTTCGACCAGGGCAAACCCTACTACCCCTGGCGCCTGCTGCTGTTTTCATCCAACCGCCCGGGCGGCAGCGGCGGCTACGACCTGTACCTGACAGCCCTGCCGGAGACACTGTGA
- a CDS encoding helix-turn-helix domain-containing protein — MLEFYTQARAAPMLRESRTAKGLPVPMVECIQAPGDLVMPVVPELVLSQLVGPPFRYACDLGAGPFSGHAQPMNFVVIAPQVHSYCHMADRACLRFVGIPGDVARACLERDADDPLDFGPLHTRHHHDPLIAQALDALWPEMARDDPAARLFIDSMIAALVVRVARLAEQARHIDTHRGGLAPHLSARVIEYMQCHLDEHLTLQDLADVAGLSPWHFARAFRHSHGLPPHRYLTQLRIQHARTLLTDTSLPVTAVAAAAGYSVAQLARHFRHVVGISPEAYRQHILTRP; from the coding sequence ATGCTGGAGTTCTACACCCAGGCCCGGGCCGCGCCGATGTTGCGTGAGTCGCGCACGGCCAAGGGTTTACCCGTGCCCATGGTCGAGTGCATCCAGGCTCCCGGCGATCTGGTGATGCCCGTGGTCCCGGAATTGGTGTTGAGCCAATTGGTCGGGCCACCGTTCCGCTATGCCTGCGACCTGGGTGCGGGTCCGTTTTCCGGGCATGCGCAGCCCATGAATTTCGTGGTGATCGCCCCGCAGGTGCATAGCTATTGTCACATGGCCGATCGGGCTTGCTTGCGGTTTGTCGGTATCCCCGGAGATGTGGCGCGTGCCTGTCTTGAGCGGGATGCCGACGACCCGCTGGACTTCGGTCCACTGCATACCCGGCATCACCACGACCCCTTGATTGCCCAGGCCCTGGACGCCTTATGGCCGGAAATGGCGCGCGATGACCCCGCTGCACGCCTTTTCATCGACAGCATGATTGCGGCGCTGGTGGTGCGGGTGGCCCGATTGGCGGAGCAGGCGCGACATATCGACACGCACCGCGGCGGCCTGGCGCCGCACCTGTCCGCCCGCGTGATCGAGTACATGCAATGCCATCTGGATGAGCACCTTACGCTGCAGGATCTGGCCGACGTCGCTGGGTTGTCCCCCTGGCATTTTGCCCGAGCCTTTCGCCACAGCCATGGCCTGCCCCCACACCGCTACCTGACGCAGCTGCGCATCCAGCACGCCCGGACACTCCTGACCGATACCTCCCTGCCGGTAACAGCAGTGGCTGCCGCCGCCGGCTACTCCGTGGCGCAACTGGCGCGGCACTTCCGCCACGTCGTGGGTATCTCACCTGAAGCGTACCGGCAGCACATCCTCACCCGGCCCTGA
- a CDS encoding ethylbenzene dehydrogenase-related protein, with amino-acid sequence MKRRPLHLSGTVFTVLAMTVTGSALAAEPEFVDEARNVYLPAQEERLRTLRVGAVYNDEHIQIRYEFETDNPSWYHQYWIFEDGEWVRYGRGSPGPDPHGLYEDRISMMLDDGSVPHFGKHGAYMTVHEGMRTLTDAADGEAVRAHPVLGEEMGRSDVRKYLPASRDAADDEVSWDTLKSDDEIQALREQGYFLDLWQWRAHRSHPVGHADNNYVLHYRLNSDGQGPFTDNWDNKAERPAWMFNPGITGFKAMDRQRLMDRDYGQDDWYYLSEEIAAPFDPDHDWQEGDVLPQRFLRQPTGSRGAIAAAGGYEEGAWRIRLTRTLDAPNPLDSKSLEDGGRYQVAFAVHTDASGARWHLVSHPQTLGLGVDDADIVAQRVEGDLDTAEAEWTELQVYYPGQITWQWLNRDDHPGREAIEEGDIGIREIHLTLEEIAAFSVAFERQKLGVEPEDDDRN; translated from the coding sequence ATGAAACGCCGGCCGCTTCACCTGTCGGGTACGGTATTCACTGTCCTGGCGATGACCGTGACGGGTTCCGCCCTGGCCGCCGAGCCGGAGTTCGTCGACGAAGCCCGCAACGTGTACCTACCCGCCCAGGAGGAGCGTCTGCGCACCCTGCGGGTGGGAGCGGTCTACAACGACGAGCATATCCAGATCCGTTACGAGTTCGAGACCGACAACCCCAGCTGGTATCACCAGTACTGGATTTTCGAGGACGGTGAATGGGTCCGTTACGGGCGCGGATCTCCAGGGCCGGATCCCCATGGACTTTACGAGGATCGGATCTCCATGATGCTGGACGACGGATCGGTGCCCCACTTTGGCAAACATGGCGCCTACATGACCGTCCATGAGGGCATGCGCACACTCACCGATGCCGCGGATGGCGAGGCAGTGCGCGCGCATCCCGTGCTGGGCGAGGAAATGGGCCGCTCCGACGTGCGCAAGTACCTGCCCGCCAGCCGCGACGCAGCCGATGATGAAGTCTCCTGGGACACGCTCAAGTCCGATGACGAGATACAGGCCCTGCGCGAACAGGGATATTTCCTGGACCTGTGGCAATGGCGCGCCCATCGCAGCCACCCGGTGGGGCATGCGGACAACAACTACGTGCTGCACTACCGCCTGAACAGCGATGGCCAGGGACCCTTCACCGACAACTGGGACAACAAGGCGGAACGCCCCGCCTGGATGTTCAATCCCGGCATCACCGGCTTCAAGGCCATGGATCGGCAACGCCTCATGGACCGTGACTACGGACAGGATGACTGGTACTACCTTTCCGAGGAGATCGCCGCCCCCTTCGACCCGGATCACGACTGGCAGGAGGGCGATGTCCTGCCCCAGCGCTTCCTGAGACAGCCCACCGGGAGCCGAGGCGCCATCGCCGCCGCGGGCGGCTACGAGGAAGGGGCCTGGCGCATTCGCCTGACGCGCACCCTGGACGCCCCCAACCCGCTGGACAGCAAGTCACTGGAGGACGGCGGACGCTATCAGGTGGCCTTTGCCGTTCACACCGATGCCTCCGGTGCCCGCTGGCACCTGGTCTCACACCCGCAGACCCTGGGCCTGGGCGTGGACGACGCCGACATCGTGGCCCAGCGTGTGGAGGGCGACCTGGACACCGCCGAGGCGGAATGGACCGAATTGCAGGTGTATTACCCAGGCCAGATCACCTGGCAGTGGCTCAACCGCGACGACCACCCGGGCCGCGAGGCCATCGAGGAAGGAGACATCGGCATACGCGAGATCCATCTCACCCTGGAAGAGATCGCGGCTTTCTCGGTGGCCTTCGAACGCCAGAAGTTGGGGGTCGAGCCCGAGGACGATGACCGGAACTGA
- a CDS encoding DUF4389 domain-containing protein, with translation MLILVLLVNLAQTVLGICAILQFFWMLFTNERNAGIAWFGQGLARWLAITARFLTGESDERPFPWTSWSESKAD, from the coding sequence ATGTTGATCCTGGTGCTGCTGGTCAATCTCGCCCAGACCGTGCTGGGAATTTGCGCGATCCTCCAGTTCTTCTGGATGCTGTTCACCAACGAGCGCAACGCAGGTATCGCCTGGTTCGGTCAAGGCCTCGCACGGTGGCTGGCCATCACCGCCCGCTTTCTCACGGGTGAATCGGACGAGCGTCCGTTTCCATGGACGAGTTGGTCAGAGTCGAAAGCCGATTGA
- a CDS encoding DUF2182 domain-containing protein codes for MAQAPARRVWRASPLVLTAILLAWALALASEFTGTPGWVHHHHLLTPGMAAWASVGLFLAAWQIHIAAMMLPSTLPMIGHFRHMAAAQPHPVAARSVFLVGYLIVWTGFGIAASLAYLGVHAVVEQWHWLASRPQVGVGGVLILAGAFQFSGLKDRCMEKCRHPVAFLMAHYQRGIPAALRVGLRHGLFCLGCCWALMLVMFAVGIANLAWMAPLALLMLYEKTGKAGDRIVRPVGMVLILLGLAMMLFMGPMPVEHHHG; via the coding sequence ATGGCCCAGGCCCCAGCGCGGCGCGTATGGAGGGCGTCGCCGCTGGTGCTGACAGCCATATTGTTGGCCTGGGCGCTGGCTCTGGCCTCCGAATTCACCGGCACCCCGGGTTGGGTCCATCATCATCACCTGCTGACTCCGGGCATGGCCGCATGGGCGAGCGTCGGACTCTTTCTGGCGGCATGGCAGATCCATATCGCCGCCATGATGCTGCCTTCCACATTGCCCATGATCGGCCATTTTCGTCACATGGCCGCAGCACAGCCTCACCCCGTCGCAGCCAGATCTGTGTTCCTGGTGGGATATCTCATTGTATGGACAGGCTTTGGTATCGCGGCATCCCTGGCCTACCTGGGCGTTCACGCAGTGGTCGAACAATGGCACTGGCTGGCATCCCGGCCGCAGGTGGGTGTCGGTGGCGTGCTGATATTGGCGGGGGCCTTCCAGTTCTCGGGGCTGAAGGATCGCTGCATGGAAAAGTGCCGCCACCCGGTTGCCTTCCTGATGGCACACTACCAGCGGGGAATCCCCGCGGCACTGAGGGTGGGCCTTCGGCACGGCCTGTTCTGCCTGGGATGCTGCTGGGCCCTCATGCTGGTGATGTTCGCCGTGGGTATCGCCAACCTTGCCTGGATGGCCCCGCTGGCACTGCTGATGCTCTATGAGAAAACAGGCAAGGCTGGCGATAGGATCGTCCGCCCGGTGGGCATGGTGCTCATCCTGCTCGGATTGGCCATGATGCTATTCATGGGCCCGATGCCCGTTGAACATCATCACGGTTGA
- a CDS encoding TVP38/TMEM64 family protein, which yields MTGWNRQWLARGILIVVVAAVVTMGVLYRDALSVEAVRQQLDNLGAWAPIAFMAAYAVAAVAFLPGWIFTVAAGVLFGPIFGLIYALLGATLGATLAFLVARYTASDWVAEKAGGMVKRVMVGVEREGWRFVAFTRLVPLFPFNLLNYALGLTRINLMHYVAATLVCMIPGAMAYVWIGHAGAEAIAGGERAVQAVLIAIGLLAVAIFLPRLVKRIRREPVPGVDDPPEEGEAR from the coding sequence ATGACAGGCTGGAACCGGCAATGGTTGGCACGCGGGATCCTGATCGTGGTCGTCGCGGCCGTAGTGACAATGGGCGTGCTGTACCGCGATGCCCTCAGTGTGGAGGCGGTGCGGCAGCAACTGGACAACCTGGGCGCCTGGGCGCCGATTGCTTTCATGGCTGCTTACGCCGTGGCCGCTGTGGCGTTCCTTCCGGGCTGGATCTTCACGGTGGCGGCCGGGGTGCTCTTTGGCCCGATCTTCGGGCTGATCTATGCGCTGCTCGGGGCAACACTGGGCGCGACCCTGGCATTCCTGGTGGCCCGCTACACCGCTTCCGACTGGGTTGCTGAAAAGGCCGGCGGCATGGTCAAACGCGTGATGGTCGGCGTGGAGCGTGAAGGTTGGCGCTTTGTGGCCTTCACGCGACTGGTGCCCCTGTTTCCATTCAATCTGCTGAACTACGCGCTCGGCCTGACCCGTATCAACCTGATGCACTATGTGGCTGCCACGCTGGTCTGCATGATCCCGGGGGCGATGGCCTATGTCTGGATCGGCCACGCCGGGGCAGAGGCCATCGCTGGCGGCGAACGAGCAGTCCAGGCCGTGCTGATCGCCATCGGTCTGCTGGCCGTGGCCATCTTCCTGCCGCGACTGGTAAAGCGCATTCGTCGTGAACCGGTGCCGGGTGTGGATGACCCACCGGAAGAGGGTGAAGCAAGATGA